The Ruminococcaceae bacterium R-25 DNA segment GTGGTTCGTTAAGATGGAAGAACTCGCAAAGCCCGCTATTGAGGCTGTCAGAAACGGTTCCATCAGATTCGTACCTGAGAGATTTTCTAAAAACTACTTCAACTGGATGGAAGACATCCGAGACTGGTGTATCTCCAGACAGCTCTGGTGGGGTCACAGGATCCCTGCTTTCTATTGTGATGACTGCGGTGAGTTAGTTGTTACCAAGGAAGCTTCATGCACATGCCCTAAGTGCGGCAAAGAAATGCGTCAGGATCCTGATACTCTCGATACATGGTTCTCATCAGCTTTGTGGCCTTTCTCAACATTGGGCTGGCCTGAAAAGACGGAAGATCTCGCTAAGTTCTATCCTACAGATACACTCGTTACAGGTTATGACATCATCACTTTCTGGGTTTCCAGAATGATCGTTGCCGGCATGGCACACATGGATGATGTTCCTTTCCGTGATGTTCTTATCCACGGCCTCGTAAGAGACTCACAGGGCAGAAAGATGAGCAAGTCATTAGGCAACGGCATCGATCCTCTTGAAGTAATCGAGCAGAACGGCTGCGACGCTTTGAGATTTGCTCTTGTTACCGGTAATGCTCCGGGTAATGACCAGAGATTCCAGGAAGATAAGATCTTAATGGGCAGAAACCTCTCCAACAAGATCTGGAACGCTATGAGATTCGTTGTCATGAATACAGATGACGATTTCACACCTGACCTGGTTGACGAGTCCATTTTCACAACAGAAGATAAGTGGATCCTTACAGAGCTTCATGACCTTATCGCTGAAGCTACGGTTAACCTTGATAACTATGAGTTTGGCGTTGCTTTGAGCAAGATCGTTGATTTCCTCTGGGATAACTTCTGTGACTGGTATATCGAGATCACAAAGAGCAGACTTTACGATAAGGTCTGCAAGACAAGAAATAATGCAATCTATCTCTTGAACTATGTTCTTAGCGAAGCAATGAAGCTCTTACATCCTTTCATGCCTTTCATTACTGAGGAAGTATATTCCAACCTTGTAGTTGCAGATAAGGCTGAGTCTATTATGATCGCTGACTGGCCTGAAGCTGATAAGGTTATGGCAAGCGCTGAAGATGCTGAGATGATGAATACAATGATCGATGCTATCAGAGGCATCCGTGCAGTACGTAAGAATATGGATGTTGCACCTTCACGTAAGGCTCACATCATCGTTGTTACTTCATCAGATAAGATCGCTGATATGTTCACTCAGGGCGAAGGCTTCCTCGAAAGACTTGCTTCCGTAAGCAGCCTTGAGACCAGATCTTCAAAGGAAGGAATTCCGTCGACAGCAGTTACTGCAGTATTCGGCGGCGGTGAGATCTACATTCCTTTGGAAGACCTTATCGATATTGCAAAAGAACTCGAGAGACTTGATAAGGAAAAGACCAGACTTGACGGTGAGATCAAGCGTCTTAACGGCAAGCTCTCCAATGAATCGTTTGTAAGCAAGGCTCCTGCGGCTGTTGTTGAGCAGGAGAGAGCAAAGCTTGCAAAGTATGAAGAAATGTATGCTAATCTTTCGGATAGAATAGAGGTTTTGAGCAAATAATAAGGAGGAGTTTGTATGGATTTAGAACTCGGAAACAAAGAACTGATTGAAAAGCTTCCTAAGGAAGGGGTGCACTGCTATCCTGCCAATGCTTCGAAGATTACACGTAATAGAATAGTTTCTGTTATCTTCTTCGTTATTGGTGTTTTCCTTGTGCTTGTCGGATTGCTTAAGGTCAGTGACAACATGATCAAGCTCGGTCTTTTGATCGTTGGCGGATTAAGTGCTGTTATCAGCATTTTGGTATTTGCTCAGTCTTTCCTCATTGCCAAGTTCCGTGTAGCTGTTGATTACAATGAGAAGAACGTTGTTTTGAGATACCGTTATAGCAAGATCGCTATTCCGTTCGAAAACTTCGACGGCAGAGACGGTACTCCTGATCAGGCTGAAGCTATCATCGACAAGAATTTCAAAAAGGACGCTACTTACTATCTCATTCTTGATGATGTTTTTGAGGATGCATGCTATCAGACATCTTCATCTGATCTTGAATCTGTTGATGATTTCAAGCAGCTTCGTGAAGAGTGTTTTGCAATTGCTGAAGCTTACGGTGCTAGAAACAGCAAGGACAAGGTTAAGTTCTACTATGAAAAGAGTGATTCTGATGTCGGATCTACCGAGATCGATGCCGTAATCGAAGAGACAAGGGCCGAAAAGAAGGCTGATGAAGAAGCTGAAGCTTTGAAGAGAGCAGAAGAACAGGCTGCAAGAGAAGCTGAGGAAGCTGCTAAGGAAGCTGAAGAGAAGGCAGAAGAAAAGTCTGACGAAGAGTAATCTTCAGTAATAGAATTATAATTAATTATTATAAAGGCTGTCTCATATGAGGCAGCCTATTATATGTCTTTAAGTAGTTCTTTCTTTTCGCTTGAAGTCAGATAACGCCATTTTCCGGTCTCAAGGTCGCCTAAGTTGATATTCATGAATCTGATACGTTTAAGCTTTGTGACCTTATATCCTAAGTATTCGCACATTCTTCTGATCTGGCGGTTAAGTCCCTGGTGAAGGATTATCTTAAACGTTTTATCTCCTGCAGGCCTGATCTTGCAGGGGAGCGTCAGCTGGCCCAGAACCGGAACGCCTGATTCCATCTGTTTTATAAAGTTCTTATCGTAAGGGTGGTTTACTGTAACGAGATATTCTTTTTCGTGTCCGTTTTCAGCTCTTAAGAGCTTATTTACGATAGAACCGTCATTCGTAAGAAGGATCAACCCTGATGAATTCTTATCAAGTCGGCCGACAGGGAAGATTCTGTCATCAAAACCGATATAATCTATTATGTTTGAAGGATCTCTCTTATCTGTTGTGCATGTTACGCCAAGTGGCTTATTAAATGCGATATATACCATGCTGTCTTCGGGCGTGATATTTTTGCCGCCGACTAAGACAACGTCGCCTTCATTAACTTTTGTACCTTGAACAGCAACGATGCCGTTGATCGTTACTTTGCCGTTTTCAATGAGGGAATCAGCTTCGCGTCTTGAGCAGAGACCTGACGAAGCAATGTATTTATTAAGTCTTATGCCTTCGTTATCAGTCCCAGACATCCGGAACCTCTGCTTTGGACAAAGTAAATGTGAAGGTCGATCCTTCTTCATACTTACTGTTTACGGTGATTGTCTCACCCATGTAAGTAAGAAGCTCTTTTGCGATAGAAAGACCTAAGCCTGAACCCTTTTTACCGCGGGCACGGTCAGCCTTAAAGAATCTGTCGAAGATATGGCCGATATCGTATTCGTGGATGCCTTGTCCGGTATCAACAACGGAGATATAGACCTTCTTTTCGGCTTCAATAAAATCTGTCGCAATTGTGATGCTCTTGCCTGAAGGAGTATACTTTTTCGCATTATCCAAAAGGATTACTAATATCTGCTCAACACGGTCAGGGTTACCCATAACAGTAGGGAGCTCGCCGTAGTTGTTCTGGACTGAGAACTTGATTCCGGCTTCCTTCATAATAGGCTTAAACCTGATTTCGATATTGGAGATAAGAGTATTGATGTTGAACGGGAACATCTTAAATGCGAGTGTTCTGGACTGTAATTTAGAGAGCTCCAACATGTCGTCGATAAGACGGGAAAGTCTCATTGTCTCGTTCAATATGATCTGATAGTAACGCTGACGGTCAGATTCTTTCTTGACCATGCCGTCGGACAGAGGTTCGATCAAGCCTCTTAATGTCTGGAGCGGCGTACGGAGCTCGTGTGAGATATTTGCTACGTAGTCCTGACGGAAACGCTCGTTCTTTTGTTCTTCGAAGATATCACGGAAGAATCCTGTTGCACCGACGACTTTTGTAGGATCAGTAGAATCAAATTTAGGGATTATAGTGCACTGATATGCATAGTCTCTTGTATCTATCTGCCTGGTCTTAGTCTCGCCGGAAGCGATGCAGTCTTCGAAGTCTGTCCAGACGTCATCGAAAGGAATGAGCTGGAGTCTTTCAGTAAACATGTTGTTCTTCTCGGCACGTTCAAAGATCTGATGGATAGCCTTGTTAGTTGTAACAGGAACGGATTTGCTGTTTACAACGACGATGCCGTCTGAAATTACGTCGAAGATATCCTGCAGCTGGTTGCGTTCTGCTGTAAGGTCGCTGATTGATTTAGAGAGTCTGTCAGCCAGGAAGTTAAACGACTGGCCGAGCTCACCGATCTCGCCCTTATGTGATTCGTCTGCTCTGATGCTGAAGTTTCCTTTACCGTATTCCATAGCGACCTCATTGATCTTCTGAAGAGGGAGAACCATTCGGCTTACGAATGCATAAGCAGGAACGAGCATCGCGCATGCAGCCATCAGGGTGGAAAGTGAAAGGATGTTCAGGTATTTGCTGATCAGGCCTTCATATTCATCCATATTAGAAAGCGAGAACAGATAATAGTTGCTGTCTTCAATTGTAATGGGAATCCTGCAGATAAGGATTTCACCGTCAAAACCGAGTTCCTTGATATAGAAACCCATGCCGTTCAAGTCTTCATAACTAAACTGGTAGGCCTGTGTTAAGACCTCGTAGGTCGTGTTGGCCCTCATGTTCCTGTGTTCTGAACTTGTACATTGCAATACGTCGCCGTTCATGTTTACGAGATAGTAATCATGACCGGTGGCATAGCTTGATTCAAAAAAGTAATTACGGAATTCCTGACTCTCAAATAATTCGGGATTGGCAGTGAAGATCTCATTGTATTTGGCATCCTGTGCCAATGAATTCTCGACTTCCAATTGGAGAGTAGATGTCTTACCGGCTACAATAAAAGCAAGCGTCGCAATAATGGCAGAAGCCAGAAGTGACAATACGACAAGAGACATTGTTCGCTTAAGAAGCGTACTTTGGAACATTTACGAGACCTCAAATTTATAACCGATACCGTAGATGGTCTGGATTGACCAGGGCGCGTTATCATATGTTATTTTCTGTCTGATCCTCTTAATATGTGTATCAACCGTTCTGGAGTCGCCGTTATAGTCGATGCCCCATACGGATTCAAGGATCTGGTCACGTCCGAAGACCTGACCGGGGTGGGAAGCCAAAAGATAAAGAATCTCAACTTCCTTAGGCGTACAGGGAACGCTTTCACCGTTTGATTTGACAGAATAGTTATTAAGATTGATCTCAAGACCTGTGAAAGAAAGAACTGAAGAAGGCTTGGGAGTGTCACCGAAACGGCGGAGAACGGCCTTAACTCTCGCTATAACCTCACGGGGAGAGAAGGGCTTTACGATATAGTCGTCTGCGCCTAATTCCAAACCTACGATCTTGTCGATCTCTTCGCCTTTTGCTGTGAGCATGATGATGGGAGTAGCCATAGTCTTTCTGATCTCGCGGCATACATCAAGGCCGCTCATCTCGGGCATCATAACATCCAAAAGGATAAGATCGGGCTTAGTAGCTTGTGCCATCTCAAGAGATTCCTTGCCGTCATAAGCATCGGAATGAGTGAAATTATCGTTGTCGAGATATAAGCTTAATGATTCGTGAACGACCGGATCGTCGTCGCAGATTAAGATGTTAGGTGCTACAGCCATTTTACTAGACCCCCATATTTATAGTAATAATTATATTATTCTTGTACTTAAAAGTGCAATCGTATTTGAAAACAAATAAAAATATGTTTTATTGTGTTTTTATCAAAAAAAATATAAAATCAACTAATACCTTTTAAGGGAGGGTAAAAAAGTGAAAAAGTCATTATTTAAGAAAACGGCTTCCGTTCTGTTGATCGGCTCCATGTTCTTGAGCCTTACAGGCTGCCTTGATTTCACAGGCGGTAAGAAGGAAGTATTAGCTGCTGCTGAGGCTCTGGCTGAGAGTGTCGTTGCTGCAAATGCTTCTGATCTTATCAGCAATTCAAGCATTGATAAGAAGAGCAAGGAAGCTACTGAACTTACGGAGATCCTGTCTCTTGACGGTAAGTCTGATGAAGATAAGGCTTTCTATACTGCAGTAGAAAAGACTATCGAATATGAGATCGATGAAGAATCTTTCACATCCAAGAAGGGTGAAGCTTCTGTTGATATCACTTTTACTATTGCTGATTATGAGAAAGTCCTCAAAGAAGAGTATACAAAGATCGATGACCTTACTTCTGCTGTTAAGAAGGCAGATACTAAGGAGATCAAGTTTACAGCTGAGTTTGTAAAAGAAGACAAGGAATGGATTGCAGATAATGTCGGCAGCAAGAAATTCCTTAAGATCTATGAATATAGAACAGCTGAGATCAAGCTCGCTCTTACACCTGATATGGTAAAGGGCTTCATCGACAAAAATATGAGTGCTTTCTGGCTTGCAAATGACGGCAAGTACAAGGACACACCTTTTATTGAGTACAATTACTACTTCACATCCGATGTTCTCGAATATAAGGAACGCGGAGTAAAGGTCTATTTCAAGCTCTCCAAGGACGGAACAGAAGTATTTACAGGCGAAGAGAATCTTTTCGGCGAATCTACAAATGTTAAGTGCAAGGTTTCAAACGAGGATCTCGGTCTTAAGAACAGTGAAGTTCTTGAAGCAGGCAACTACAAGATCGATCTCTATATGAAGGATGATTCCGGCGAGCATCTCCTGGATTCAGTTTCAGTTACTGTTGAAAAGACTCCTCCGACACAGACAAAGCCTAATACAGCATTGAAGGGTGAAGGCGATTACTTCTCATTCAGAAATGCCGAATTCAAGAAGTATGTTTTGGCTTGCGGATGGCTCAACACAGACAACACTTTGAAGAATGCAAAGACATATTCCAAGAACGTTAAGAATATGTGCTTCTCTTTCCAGGTTGATCCTTCATGCACAGCTGAGCTCGACTATGCTTACTACTATTCCGAGAAGAGTGATAAGGCATCTTTGGAAGCTGCAATGAAGACAGCGGTTTACCATAATTCCTGCAAGCCTCAGCAGTTCCCTGAAGGATACTTCTATGACTTCCTCTATAAGATGGATCAGGCTAAGGAAGGCGTTTATATCATCGCTGTTTTCGAGCACGGAACAAATAACCTTATCATGGTAGGTTACGTTTCAGTCGTTTCTTAAGAATCTGCCTAATTCTATTGAAACCGTTTTGATATAATAATCGAAATAAAGGTGGCGCCTTCGAGAAGAGGGCGCCACTTAAATGTGAGGTTAAGAACTTAATGCGTGACATTAAGAGGATAATATCGGTACTTCTTATGGCCTGCATGGCATTTTCTTTTGCAGGCTGCAAAACCCGGACCCAGCAGACTGTTGACGTAATGCCTGTCTGCGAGGCTTTTTGTGCTGACGTAAAAGAAGGAAATGCTGCAAAGCTAATTTCTTATATGGATCCTTCGGAGACCACAATTGATGAGCTCGAAAAGATAGTAAGCCCCAAGGGTCTTAATGAGCAGCAGAAAGCATATCTTGATACCATTAAGCAGTCCACTGTTTATACGGTTCAGGAACCTATCTATGACTATGATTCCAAGACTGCTACCGTGTTTTTATCCTGGCATCAGGCTGATTATCAGTCAGCCGCTGCAGCAGAAGCAAAAGATTACACAACTTTTGAAACTGCGCTTGTTTCTTCAGAATCAAAGCTCATGACTTTGAAGATAACGGTTGATTTCAGCGGCGATACACAGAAGATCTCCGGCGCAAAGAACGTAGTAGATGTTATTTATGCCTATACTTCAGCAGAAAATAACATTATGCCCGGAAAGGTAAAGGACTATTACCTTAAGAGCGAATTCATCTTAGCACCTGAGAGGGTTTATTCAAACACCAAAGATATCGGCGTAAGGCTTACACTTAAAAAGGATATTTTCGGATTCAGGTTTATCCCGGGAATCACATATTCCGTTTTAAGAGATGACGAAGTCATTTATAAATCTGATGTTTTAGAACTCAAGGATGATGTTGTAACCCTTGATCTTACAGAAGAAAAGGCCGGTGCATCTGCTTATAACGAGTCAGGGTTCCTGATTGCCGGAGTCTATACTTTCAAAGTCGAAGATGACAGGGGAAATGAGATCGTAAGCTTAAAGTGCCGTGTCGAGACAAAAGATTATGAGAAGGAGCAGATATCTTTCAAGAATCTTAAGAACGACTATTATCTTTCAAACCTTGTTTTTGATTTCAAAGACAATGATATGAAGGATACTACGTATCTTTATAATTCCGGCTGGTGGGACTATGACAAGACTTCGGTAGGAAAGAGTGCTTTCGGTTCAAATACGAAGACTCTGGGTTTCTCTTTGGCCGTAAACAAGGATACGACAGCTGAACTTTATTACGACTACTATTACAGCAAGGATGCTGATTTTAAGGGAATCAGTGACGCTAAGCCGTTATTCAGTTCGAGCACCAAGCCGAAGACTTATGAAGACCAGTCCTGCTATGATCTCGACTATACGGCTGAAAAGTTTGAGCCCGGATTCTACGGCCTTGTTGTTTACAGCGATGCATCAAAAAAACACATTGTCTTTACGGCTCAATGTATCGTGGTCAAGGAAGCAGCAAGCTCAGTCATTAAAAGCAATTGATCCTTTATGGTTAACAGAAGAATACAGAATGTTTTAATGAGAGTGATGGCGGCAGTAATGTCGCTGTCGCTTCTTTTTGGAATAACATCATGTGATGCCTTGATGGAAGAAATGCTCGAAGCATATGAATCCGCTACCGGAGAAACCAGTGAAGAATCCGGTCAGGAGGAGACCTACGAATCTTTGGAACCTACAGGTTCTTATACTTCAAGTGTCAAAGAGACCAAGGCACTTGATTACGACTATATCAAGAGCATTTATGTATATTCCGTCTGGTATGATGTTTCGACAGACAACCCCGCCGATTATGATGCGGTATTGACCGAAAATGCATTTGCGCTTAAAGGTGTTTTCTATTTTTCGGAACCTTTGACGACCACTTTTGAGGCCAAACTTTACAGAGGCGATGAGGTTGTCCTTACCAAAAACGTGAATATGTATGATAATGTAACTTGTGAGGCTGATTTTTCTGCCGGATTGGAAGGTCTTGGAACCTTTATACCCGGTGAATATACGGCCGAACTGCTTTTTGAAGGAAAAACTGTTGCTAAAACCAACGTTATGAAGGTCAGATAATATGTTTATATCGGGTAACTGGAAAGATTATGAACTGCTCTATGCGGGCGGCGGCGAAAAGTATGAGCGTTGGGGCAACGTTACTTTAAGACGCCCTGATCCCCAGGCAGTCTGGCCGGTAATAAGAGAGGGAAAAGAGATCTCGATGGACGATCTCGAAAAGCCTTCTGCTTTCTACACCAGGAGCGACAAAGGCGGCGGAGCCTGGACAAAGCTCAAGAGCTTTCCTTCCACATGGAAAGTAAGCTACGATTCTCTTGGCAAGAAACTTACATTTATCGTTGAACCTACTGCATTTAAGCATACAGGCCTTTTCCCCGAGCAGGCATCCAACTGGGATTTTTGCGGCGATCTTGTCGAGAAAGCCAAGGCAAACGGTAAGAAGGATATCAAGATCCTCAATATGTTTGCATATACGGGCGCCCAGACACTTGCATGTGCTGCTCACGGCGCCGACGAAGTCGTTCATGTGGATGCTTCAAAGGGCATGATCGCCAGAGCCAAGGAAAATATCAAGGAATCCGGTCTTGAAGACCGCTATGTCAGGTTCATCGCAGAAGACTGCATGAAGTTTGTCGAGCGCGAGATCAGAAGAGGAAGAAAATACGACGGCATCATCATGGATCCGCCTTCCTACGGCAGGGGACCTTCAGGAGAATTATGGAAACTTGAAGATTCTTTCTATGATCTGGTTAAGCTCTGTGCAAACCTTATCTCGGACGATCCGCTTTTCTTTATAGCAAGTTCATATGCGACCGGCATTACAGCCCAGGCATCAGGCCAGATCTTAAAGCTTGCGATCCCAGGCGGCAGGGTAGATGCTGAAGAACTCATGCTTCCCGTATCAAAGATGGGTGTTTTGCTCCCCTGCGGACAGACTGCCAGATG contains these protein-coding regions:
- a CDS encoding valyl-tRNA synthetase, yielding MARIDSISKAFDPNEAETRLYTKWMTSNYFQPKAGKTGKKFSIVMPPPNITGQLHMGHALDNTLQDTLTRYKRMSGYETLWLPGTDHASIATEAKIVEAMRKEGITKDDLGRDKFLERAWAWKEQYGGRIVEQLKKIGSSCDWSKERFTMDEGCSEAVKEVFVKYYNQGLIYRGERIINWCPHCLTSISNAEVDYADQAGHFWHLRYPFEDGTGYIDLATTRPETLLGDTAVAVNPKDERYKDVIGKMLILPLVGRRIPVIADDYVDIEFGTGAVKITPAHDPNDFEVGQRHGLEVITVLTEDAKITEDYPKYAGMDRYEAREAIVKDLEEGGFLTEIEDYSHNVGTCYRCGTTIEPRVSLQWFVKMEELAKPAIEAVRNGSIRFVPERFSKNYFNWMEDIRDWCISRQLWWGHRIPAFYCDDCGELVVTKEASCTCPKCGKEMRQDPDTLDTWFSSALWPFSTLGWPEKTEDLAKFYPTDTLVTGYDIITFWVSRMIVAGMAHMDDVPFRDVLIHGLVRDSQGRKMSKSLGNGIDPLEVIEQNGCDALRFALVTGNAPGNDQRFQEDKILMGRNLSNKIWNAMRFVVMNTDDDFTPDLVDESIFTTEDKWILTELHDLIAEATVNLDNYEFGVALSKIVDFLWDNFCDWYIEITKSRLYDKVCKTRNNAIYLLNYVLSEAMKLLHPFMPFITEEVYSNLVVADKAESIMIADWPEADKVMASAEDAEMMNTMIDAIRGIRAVRKNMDVAPSRKAHIIVVTSSDKIADMFTQGEGFLERLASVSSLETRSSKEGIPSTAVTAVFGGGEIYIPLEDLIDIAKELERLDKEKTRLDGEIKRLNGKLSNESFVSKAPAAVVEQERAKLAKYEEMYANLSDRIEVLSK
- a CDS encoding ribosomal large subunit pseudouridine synthase F — encoded protein: MSGTDNEGIRLNKYIASSGLCSRREADSLIENGKVTINGIVAVQGTKVNEGDVVLVGGKNITPEDSMVYIAFNKPLGVTCTTDKRDPSNIIDYIGFDDRIFPVGRLDKNSSGLILLTNDGSIVNKLLRAENGHEKEYLVTVNHPYDKNFIKQMESGVPVLGQLTLPCKIRPAGDKTFKIILHQGLNRQIRRMCEYLGYKVTKLKRIRFMNINLGDLETGKWRYLTSSEKKELLKDI
- a CDS encoding PAS/PAC sensor signal transduction histidine kinase — its product is MFQSTLLKRTMSLVVLSLLASAIIATLAFIVAGKTSTLQLEVENSLAQDAKYNEIFTANPELFESQEFRNYFFESSYATGHDYYLVNMNGDVLQCTSSEHRNMRANTTYEVLTQAYQFSYEDLNGMGFYIKELGFDGEILICRIPITIEDSNYYLFSLSNMDEYEGLISKYLNILSLSTLMAACAMLVPAYAFVSRMVLPLQKINEVAMEYGKGNFSIRADESHKGEIGELGQSFNFLADRLSKSISDLTAERNQLQDIFDVISDGIVVVNSKSVPVTTNKAIHQIFERAEKNNMFTERLQLIPFDDVWTDFEDCIASGETKTRQIDTRDYAYQCTIIPKFDSTDPTKVVGATGFFRDIFEEQKNERFRQDYVANISHELRTPLQTLRGLIEPLSDGMVKKESDRQRYYQIILNETMRLSRLIDDMLELSKLQSRTLAFKMFPFNINTLISNIEIRFKPIMKEAGIKFSVQNNYGELPTVMGNPDRVEQILVILLDNAKKYTPSGKSITIATDFIEAEKKVYISVVDTGQGIHEYDIGHIFDRFFKADRARGKKGSGLGLSIAKELLTYMGETITVNSKYEEGSTFTFTLSKAEVPDVWD
- a CDS encoding winged helix family two component transcriptional regulator, with protein sequence MAVAPNILICDDDPVVHESLSLYLDNDNFTHSDAYDGKESLEMAQATKPDLILLDVMMPEMSGLDVCREIRKTMATPIIMLTAKGEEIDKIVGLELGADDYIVKPFSPREVIARVKAVLRRFGDTPKPSSVLSFTGLEINLNNYSVKSNGESVPCTPKEVEILYLLASHPGQVFGRDQILESVWGIDYNGDSRTVDTHIKRIRQKITYDNAPWSIQTIYGIGYKFEVS
- a CDS encoding 23S rRNA (cytosine1962-C5)-methyltransferase, with protein sequence MFISGNWKDYELLYAGGGEKYERWGNVTLRRPDPQAVWPVIREGKEISMDDLEKPSAFYTRSDKGGGAWTKLKSFPSTWKVSYDSLGKKLTFIVEPTAFKHTGLFPEQASNWDFCGDLVEKAKANGKKDIKILNMFAYTGAQTLACAAHGADEVVHVDASKGMIARAKENIKESGLEDRYVRFIAEDCMKFVEREIRRGRKYDGIIMDPPSYGRGPSGELWKLEDSFYDLVKLCANLISDDPLFFIASSYATGITAQASGQILKLAIPGGRVDAEELMLPVSKMGVLLPCGQTARWTSR